A portion of the Myxococcus stipitatus genome contains these proteins:
- a CDS encoding amidohydrolase: MPTTRPPSQAAFAVADRIFEGGTVLTLDEALPVAEAVALQGDRILAVGSRDDVMKHRGPTTEVIPLLGRTMLPGFVDGHSHIAAMVDTWGWPDLSPPPAGDVESFEDLFTRLRQHLAQTAPPPGATVVAVGYDDSLLVEKRHPLADELDALSTTHGLVLIHVSGHLATANHFALEQAGYVPGAEDPPGGVIWRDAHGVPTGVVAEQAVFGLLAHLPPRTPEEQLGILEQVQLHYASQGITTAQEGQTSPAALALLEEAARQKRLLIDIVAYPKWTTLTQSLSTRVAPRAHATHRHDCGRERHEKTTGPTHVLREFKERKHVGEYQDRLKVGGVKLTADGSPQGKTAYLSRPYFKPPENEPPDYRGHPVVSQEELDAWFDKAYAEDLQLLVHCNGDAASDMMIAAVRAAQAKHGPKALRPVMIHAQTVREDQLDAMKALGILPSYFNVHTFYWGDWHLHETLGPERAPRISPLASTLRRGMTLSLHSDAPVVPLEPMRLLDAAVNRTTRSGAVLGPDQRISPRDALAGLTWGNALLYFEESTKGRIAPGLRADLVVLSDNPLTVAPHALVDLKVLLTVKDGEDLFSSPEWDADADASMFSQSLFLDETGWLV, encoded by the coding sequence ATGCCCACGACACGTCCACCGTCACAGGCGGCCTTCGCCGTCGCCGACCGCATCTTCGAGGGCGGCACCGTCCTCACCCTGGACGAGGCCCTCCCCGTCGCGGAGGCCGTCGCGCTCCAGGGCGACCGCATCCTCGCCGTGGGGTCGCGCGACGACGTCATGAAGCACCGCGGCCCCACCACGGAGGTCATCCCGCTGCTCGGCCGGACGATGCTGCCCGGCTTCGTGGATGGCCATTCCCACATCGCGGCCATGGTGGACACGTGGGGCTGGCCCGACCTGAGCCCGCCCCCCGCGGGCGACGTGGAGTCCTTCGAGGACCTCTTCACCCGCTTGCGCCAGCACCTGGCGCAGACCGCGCCGCCCCCGGGCGCCACCGTCGTCGCCGTCGGCTACGACGACTCGCTGCTCGTCGAGAAGCGCCACCCGCTCGCCGACGAACTGGACGCCCTCTCCACCACGCACGGCCTCGTCCTCATCCACGTCTCCGGACACCTCGCCACCGCCAACCACTTCGCGCTGGAGCAGGCCGGCTACGTGCCCGGCGCCGAGGACCCACCGGGCGGCGTCATCTGGCGTGACGCCCACGGCGTGCCCACCGGCGTCGTGGCCGAGCAGGCCGTGTTCGGGCTGCTCGCCCACCTCCCTCCCCGGACGCCCGAGGAGCAGCTGGGCATCCTGGAGCAGGTCCAGCTCCACTATGCCAGCCAGGGCATCACCACCGCGCAGGAGGGCCAGACGTCACCCGCCGCGCTGGCGCTCCTCGAGGAGGCCGCCCGCCAGAAGCGCCTGCTCATCGACATCGTCGCGTACCCGAAGTGGACCACCCTCACGCAGTCCCTGTCGACGCGCGTGGCCCCCCGCGCGCACGCCACGCATCGCCACGACTGCGGCCGCGAGCGCCACGAGAAGACCACCGGCCCCACCCACGTCCTCCGCGAATTCAAGGAGCGAAAGCACGTGGGCGAATACCAGGACCGCCTCAAGGTGGGCGGCGTGAAGCTCACGGCGGACGGCTCCCCGCAGGGCAAGACGGCCTACCTCTCAAGGCCCTACTTCAAGCCCCCGGAGAACGAGCCCCCGGACTACCGGGGCCACCCCGTGGTGTCCCAGGAGGAGCTGGACGCCTGGTTCGACAAGGCCTATGCGGAAGACCTCCAGTTGCTCGTGCACTGCAATGGCGACGCGGCGTCGGACATGATGATTGCCGCGGTGCGCGCGGCCCAGGCGAAGCACGGCCCCAAGGCGCTGCGGCCGGTGATGATCCACGCGCAGACGGTGCGCGAGGACCAGCTCGACGCGATGAAGGCGCTGGGCATCCTCCCCAGCTACTTCAACGTCCACACCTTCTACTGGGGGGACTGGCACCTGCACGAGACGCTCGGCCCGGAGCGCGCGCCGCGCATCAGCCCGCTCGCCTCCACCCTGCGGCGCGGCATGACGCTGTCGCTCCACTCGGACGCGCCCGTGGTGCCGCTGGAGCCCATGCGCCTGCTCGACGCGGCGGTCAACCGCACCACCCGCTCCGGAGCGGTGCTCGGCCCCGACCAGCGCATCAGCCCCCGCGACGCGCTCGCCGGCCTCACCTGGGGCAACGCCCTGCTCTACTTCGAGGAGTCCACCAAGGGCCGCATCGCGCCGGGCCTGCGCGCCGACCTGGTGGTGCTCTCCGACAACCCGCTCACCGTCGCGCCCCACGCGCTCGTGGACCTGAAGGTGCTCCTCACCGTGAAGGACGGCGAGGACCTCTTCTCGTCCCCCGAGTGGGACGCGGACGCGGACGCGTCGATGTTCAGCCAGTCACTCTTCCTGGATGAGACAGGGTGGCTCGTCTGA
- a CDS encoding low affinity iron permease family protein, protein MPTLEGMHERFHKFAQTIAERVGSVQALVIACAVVLAWAISGPLFHFSDTWQLVINTSTTIVTFLMVFVIQATQNRDAKAVHLKLDELIRAHKHARTFFEDLEDATEDELKELSHQFKRAHERASEAPGGHDGPRKGAPR, encoded by the coding sequence GTGCCTACCCTCGAGGGGATGCACGAGCGCTTCCACAAGTTCGCCCAGACCATCGCCGAGCGCGTGGGCTCCGTCCAGGCCCTGGTCATCGCCTGCGCCGTGGTGCTGGCGTGGGCCATCTCCGGGCCGCTGTTCCACTTCAGCGACACCTGGCAGCTGGTCATCAACACGTCGACCACCATCGTCACGTTCCTGATGGTGTTCGTCATCCAGGCCACCCAGAACCGGGACGCGAAGGCGGTGCACCTCAAGCTCGACGAGCTCATCCGCGCGCACAAACACGCGCGCACGTTCTTCGAGGACCTGGAGGACGCGACCGAGGACGAGCTGAAGGAGCTCTCCCACCAGTTCAAGCGCGCCCACGAGCGCGCCAGCGAAGCCCCCGGAGGCCATGACGGCCCCCGCAAGGGCGCCCCGCGCTGA